The Anaerobranca gottschalkii DSM 13577 genomic interval AAAAATACTTTGATGAGTAAGGAATTTTATCCTTTATTAAATCAAGAAAACCACATCATTTTAGATTGTTATAGCAAAAATTATCAAGAAAATTACGACCCCCAATTTGAATTGGCGGTATCAGTTGCTGCCAGCTTAATTAATAGTCTAGGAAGGTTTGATAAAAACTTAACCTTAAAGTTCAATAATAAATCAGGAGATGTGGTGACATATAAAAATAAAACTTATTTTATTAAAGAGGCAATGGAAAAACTGGCTTTAGTGGAACATAATGGTTATCAAACTTTAGAAAAAATGTTAAATGAACAATACAGTTATTGGCATAGAGGGGTAACGTTATTTATTATCACCAATAGATTAGATGAAAAACTGATAGGTAAATTCTATCAAGGTAATGGAAAGGGTCGGATCAAAGTCTTTTTAGTTGGTGGAGAAAAAATTGGTGATTATGATTTCATTAAAGGGGTTAAATCCCTTAAAGATTTATCAGGCTAAGGTGTATTGGAGGAATTTTTTATGATAAAAAAATGGGTAGTTAAACTTTGGTATTTAACTTTTATAATAGGTTTAATATGTTATGGGATGGAACAGCCTACAAAGGGACTTTTCCTTTTAGGCTTATTATGGATTTCTTTTTTAGGGATAGATTATTTTTTCGAAGACTCCCCGTTAAATTTAATTACCAAAAGTATTTTAACCTTAGCTATAATTTACAGGTCGGGGCAATACAGCAGTTTAATTAACCCTAGATGGCTCCAGGAAGTATTTTTACAATTACAAGGAGATATCACCCACTTTTATTATGGACGGCTCCAAAGGATGGTGGCACTACCTATTGTTACTATAGCTCTCCTTAACTATGCCTTCCAGCAAATTAAATTTTTTCAAAGGGTAGGAAAAACCTTTATAGTTTTATTATTATTTGGAGGGAGTAGTGCCTTACTAGGACTTCATCTATATACCGGTTATAGTACCCTTAATCCTTTACTCCTTTTTATTTTTTTAGGAATGACCCTTCTTTTTATTGAGAATATGGAAAGCTCCGCCCTTTATAAAAATAACTTTAAATTACCAATAGCTGTAATGATAGTTTTCTTGATAGTATTAAATACTATTTGGAGTTTTGAAAGGACTATAGAAGTTGCTCAAGGCCTTGAAGAAATTAAAACTTTCTTTACCGGTGGATATTCTCCAGTAGGTGAAAATGGTGAAGAAGGGGATAATGTGGAAAGGGCAAGGGTTAAGAGGACGGGCTATAGTTCCAATGACAAGATATTGGGAGGGCCTATTGTTCCTAGCTATCAGCCAGCCTTGAGGGTTAAAACGGAAAAGCCGGTATACCTTAGAGGAGAAAGTAGTTCATTCTACACCGGTAGAGGTTGGCATAGGGACATTTTAAGTTATAGTAGTTACCATCTATCTACTATTCCTGTCAAGAAATATCCAGGGGTAGATTATCAAGAGGTAACCATAGAGGTAGAGGTTCTAAATAACTCATATAACGTAATTTTTGCTGGCTTAAATACTAAAGAAGTGATTTTGCCGGGGAAAAACTCTGTTATGTTAATTAACGACAGTGATATCCTTATCAATGGTTCTATAGGAAGGGGAGATACCTATCAGGTAGTAATGGATTACCCCACTTTTTCTCCAGACCTTCTCCGTCAAGGAGGGGATTACAGTGATGATTTTCCTTTGGAAAAGTATACAAATTTACCCTTTTATTTTCCTTCAAAGATAGTTAATTTAGCCCAAGAACTGACAAAGGAATACGATAACAACTACGATAAAGTAATAGCCCTTAAAAATTATCTGCTAAGGGGTGGATTTAAATATAACTTAAATGTTCCTTATCCTCCAGGGGATATGGATTTTGTAGAACATTTTTTAGAAATTAAAGAAGGATATTGTGTTCACTTTTCTACAGCCTTTGTAATGATGGCCAGAAGTTTAGGGATACCAGCCCGGTGGGTAAAAGGGTTTGCTCCGGGAACACCTCAAGGGGGTGGGTATTATTTGGTTACAGATGAAAATGCCCATGCTTGGGCAGAAGTATATTTTCCCAATGCCGGATGGGTACCCTTTGAGGTTACTCCAGGGTTTAGCAGTACCGGAACAGGTAA includes:
- a CDS encoding transglutaminase domain-containing protein is translated as MIKKWVVKLWYLTFIIGLICYGMEQPTKGLFLLGLLWISFLGIDYFFEDSPLNLITKSILTLAIIYRSGQYSSLINPRWLQEVFLQLQGDITHFYYGRLQRMVALPIVTIALLNYAFQQIKFFQRVGKTFIVLLLFGGSSALLGLHLYTGYSTLNPLLLFIFLGMTLLFIENMESSALYKNNFKLPIAVMIVFLIVLNTIWSFERTIEVAQGLEEIKTFFTGGYSPVGENGEEGDNVERARVKRTGYSSNDKILGGPIVPSYQPALRVKTEKPVYLRGESSSFYTGRGWHRDILSYSSYHLSTIPVKKYPGVDYQEVTIEVEVLNNSYNVIFAGLNTKEVILPGKNSVMLINDSDILINGSIGRGDTYQVVMDYPTFSPDLLRQGGDYSDDFPLEKYTNLPFYFPSKIVNLAQELTKEYDNNYDKVIALKNYLLRGGFKYNLNVPYPPGDMDFVEHFLEIKEGYCVHFSTAFVMMARSLGIPARWVKGFAPGTPQGGGYYLVTDENAHAWAEVYFPNAGWVPFEVTPGFSSTGTGNGERRSEDDIDAGERDETPIENQPDLDKGENGVGKEEPDNNESEKTRNNLFWFFLGIGTLISFPLVIKHKESKLSTKEKVVRLYNKILSNFKLVGWGKGKGETPKEYVEKLKRKGKISTKVLDILTNEFQSVYYGNNNFENREYINLQKQGKEYSLIKLLSAKWKNRSNG